The sequence AACCCACACGTAATTCGCATCAATTCAATCAAGGAATACTCGCAATTGCTTGTTCCTCCAAATGTACTTGTGCGAAAATTCGACTCATCACCAGCGAAACAAGCTTCGTTACCCTTGAAGCAATCGAGCCCACAAAAGGTCAACGCTTCTACGCCTCAAAAAAGAGTTCGTTCTAACTCACCAACTCCGGTTAATCGACAGAAAAGCTTCCGGAGAGAGTCGGAGAGATTTACGTATAATTCTCTGCAATGTCGAACTTTGAGGTCACAATCTCCAAGTAGGCGATTTGATGGAGATAGTGGCAGGGGAATTTTGACTAGTACGCCTAAAGAGAGTTGTTTGAAACGCATGGCTGGTAATATAAAGGTAAATGCAGCTAATAATAATTACGTCTCTTCATCTCTAAGAAGGGAAAATCTGATCAAGCCAGTTAGTCCATACAGTAATCATCATCAGGTTCGTTTCAGTAAAGAGACTTGCATTCATCGTATAAGTTCGAAAATAGATGAAGTTGCAGTTGAAGAAGCACTAGCTCCTCAGGATAGTGAAGCAGTTCCCATGGAGGATATCGATAATCCTCTTATTTCCTTggattgttttatttttctgtagaAATGATTGTGTGTGTGTGCCTACATATTGTGCATAGTTAAgattttgggtttttctttttcttcctttcagGTTTTATATTCATCCATAGGTCTTGAAACGATCAACTAGATCACATTTCTGTACTAACATGCATTGATTGGAATCTCTGCAGGTTTTATAGTGTGGATGTTAGATGTTTTTAATGCTGATCATCTAcataatactatttttttgggaaaagaaattcttttggAGAATGATGGTAATCATGATGGATTGATGATTCTTCTATGTAATTATCAATGAATTGTATTCTGTTTATCTCAGTGTTACAACAtgttatttatcaatgttATCAGATTATCAATTAGAAGGATTAGCTACAGAAGTATCTCACAAGTGCTGTAAAACAGATTTTTCAGCCAAACTGAACCGGATCTGAACTGGGCTTGGGTCAGGATTCCTTATTTCGTATTCTAGAGTATTATCTGAATTCGAAAATGTGTTTATGGTAAAAGAAGGCTGGGCCTCAGTGGGGCTCAGCTTATCCAAGCCTCCATGCATATACACAACTGGATCATATAATTTACTACGGCTGGTGCTGCTGCTGGAAATGGCTATACAAGAGAAGtagctttttcttctttagagATCTTAAGGTTAAAGGGTTAATTGGCCTCttgaatcaatttttttaagatgTAATTCgctctaatattaatttttttttagcttttgaTTATATCAAAGCTTTCTATTAATGATTGATTAACTTTAATTCGGTCACAATTACTGTCAGATTTTATTAGCATGAAACTCATAGAGTGGGGAGCATATCTTCATATATTGATCATTCAAACATCACCTAAATCGatcaaaaaattcaaaaacatCAATTGCCCATAGAAACTTTCTTTTTCGAAATTTAGTATTGCTGTCGAAACCAGGAATTGACACCGCTATTTTTGAGAATTTCCAATCACAATGAGTCATTTAGGACTAAAGTCGGCCATCATCATAACCAAAGGAGGATTAAGTTTTCGACTAAAGAGTTTTGGAGCTAATCAATTTGAAATGAATTAAACCTTAGAAATAGTTCAGGGGCGAAATTGATCTTTTAGccaaattgaaataataaaaatcatttacATCCATTTAATAGATCACACCACAGTAACTAGTTGAAGAGAAATGCTACGTGTTCAACACTAAGCCATTTTGTAAAATTACCAGTTTAGTAGCTTCACTTTGAACAAATTCCCTGGGACTGCTATAACTCGCATGATAAAGACAGTAGAAAATATGCAAATAATGGAGGAATTTgttttattccttattttttttgttaaattgtgaatcaattttttaaaggAATTTGATTAGAAGAGACTAATGAATTACCTTTTTTAacatttagaaataattttatcgctattattctttttaacttgttagttttcttattttgtcattcgttgtaatattttatgtcttatattgctattattatattttgatctaattttaatttttagagttTTGACGGTAGATTTAAAtcgtataaatataaatatactgGTAtcgaatttaaaataaatttatgtacCTTATAACTTGTACTACAAAGGCAAATATACTGCCATGAagtttaaaattgaataattttcaCGTGCAAGACCTTCTCTCGAAGGAAACATGTCACAGACGATCTTCACTTGAACAACACAGAGAAGTCTGCTCCTGCTAGTGTTGCATTCCTTGAACAAATTGCTATATTACTCTCTTATTTAAAGGATTTTGTTTTGCTATGCCCACTCATTTTTAGTAAATCGTTTCTCAAAACTCAGCAGTCTTAACTTATGAATTAACTCTCTTCATAGACTAATATATGTCAGAATATTATGAAGAATTACGAGGggcaaacaataaaaatatattaagataataattgaaaatgtCGCAAACAAATGtttttaatagtaaaagaaatcattcaatctttttttttttttaaaaaccaATTCCTTTTAAGAAAGTAAATTTACAAATtacccaaaaataatttatattaaggattaaaattaaaaattttacatattaaaggTCCGGATACCATAAACTGTAATTTTTCTAGtcaagattaaaaatataaagaattaacACGTTAATACAGCCCTTTCTTGAGatcaatattatattagcTTAAAGTTTGATGCgcttaaaattttgatatcatataaataaCCAAATGTAATTTGagtagtaaaataaataatatctcAACTAGTTATATctgacaattatttttaaatcttataaGTTTTAGAAATCTATATTAAAGAATGGACATGAGAGATTTAAAATTCGAGAGTTTTGTATGGAAGAGCTGACGATAGAAAATTCATACGATTACCTGCAATATGAACAATGTAACAATAATCTAGGGTCTAAGAAACTATTTTGATCCTCAAAATTAgcaagataataaaatttaaagatctACGATGTCGTTATCTCATCTTTTCGagtgatttttaatatttatagagaatTAAACCAATTAAAGGATATAAGAGAATGCAGTGCTTGACcataataattgataaaaattatgaattgtgGTTATCATGCAATCTCATAGCTTAGATATTTCATAACTCTTTAGTGTCTAAACGAGCTTATCATCTATTTTAGGCGATCTCTTTAGGTAGTATACATCATTAGTCATACTAcccttattttcttagatattTATGAAGATAAAATCTGCAAGGATTATTGCTAATTTGACATActtaatgatattaaaatacaaaaagtaAGTCATTATGTTAATAAGGAAACATATCTGGAAAATTTCTTGGAGGGAGggagagaaaaggaaaattccAGAATGACAAAAAAGACATCATAGGATTTATGTAAAGATTGTAAGAGGAATCTTAAAAAAGGGCCAGATCAAATGACTTAGTGGCTAGTAGCTATGTGCAGTGTGGTAGGTTCATATCCTCCAATTGTATGAAACGTTTAAAAGGCTTCAAAAAGGTTGataagaaatgaagaaatggATTAGTGGAGAGGAAAATGAAAGATATGGTGGGATATGTTACCCCTCTATCTATCCCTCCTATTCTATTCTATTCTCACCCTACCTTccattttaacttttaactttttggAGGACCTTCACCTTTTTATCTTGGATTAAAGTAAAAACATGTTAGAGATGGTAGacttttaaaaagtatatatattatttatttattttactatagtgaaaaaaaaggaattaatATCAATGtcttaaaatttgattcagttgagaattattagttaattcaATCTGATTATGAGTATATGAAACGACAAATTCATCAAACTGGATTGACTTGTTGGACccatttatttaaaatgtaagtataaatattttaaacaacataaaataaaga is a genomic window of Ricinus communis isolate WT05 ecotype wild-type chromosome 2, ASM1957865v1, whole genome shotgun sequence containing:
- the LOC8270951 gene encoding uncharacterized serine-rich protein C215.13, producing MGCCISKCRPKKHYAIQVYSDHSVQDKLVISQQAPKSTSKITPIVPSSLSINKISPSPPSPTTSSTSSISSFTCSNSTNTSGSSTISSCSSLSSGSSSILTSKDRSFSNEFLWSCVKENPHVIRINSIKEYSQLLVPPNVLVRKFDSSPAKQASLPLKQSSPQKVNASTPQKRVRSNSPTPVNRQKSFRRESERFTYNSLQCRTLRSQSPSRRFDGDSGRGILTSTPKESCLKRMAGNIKVNAANNNYVSSSLRRENLIKPVSPYSNHHQVRFSKETCIHRISSKIDEVAVEEALAPQDSEAVPMEDIDNPLISLDCFIFL